Proteins from a genomic interval of Euleptes europaea isolate rEulEur1 chromosome 18, rEulEur1.hap1, whole genome shotgun sequence:
- the CDK5R1 gene encoding cyclin-dependent kinase 5 activator 1 has product MGTVLSLSPSYRKATLFEDGSATVGHYTAVQNSKNAKDKSLKRHSIISVLPWKRIVAVSAKKKNSKKVQPNASYQNNVTHLNNENLKKSLSCANLSTFAQPPNAQPTAPSNQVSNSKSTLSSIKKTPHPNSNSAGTPKRVIVQASTSELLRCLGEFLCRRCYRLKHLSPTDPVLWLRSVDRSLLLQGWQDQGFITPANVVFLYMLCRDVISSEVATDHELQAVLLTCLYLSYSYMGNEISYPLKPFLVESCKEAFWDRCLSIINLMSPKMLQINADPHYFTQVFADLKNESSQEEKNRLLIGLDR; this is encoded by the coding sequence ATGGGCACGGTGTTGTCCCTGTCGCCCAGCTACCGGAAGGCCACCCTCTTTGAGGATGGCTCCGCGACGGTGGGCCATTACACCGCCGTCCAGAACAGCAAGAATGCCAAGGACAAGAGCCTCAAGCGCCACTCCATCATCTCGGTGCTGCCCTGGAAACGCATCGTGGCCGTGTCGGCCAAGAAGAAGAACTCCAAGAAGGTGCAGCCGAATGCCAGTTACCAGAACAACGTCACCCACCTCAACAACGAGAATCTGAAGAAGTCCCTCTCCTGCGCCAACCTCTCCACCTTTGCGCAGCCCCCGAATGCTCAGCCGACAGCCCCCAGCAACCAGGTCTCTAACTCCAAGAGCACCCTCTCCTCCATCAagaagaccccccaccccaactccaactccgcCGGCACCCCCAAGAGGGTCATTGTCCAGGCCTCGACCAGCGAGCTCCTCCGCTGCCTGGGGGAGTTCCTCTGCCGGCGCTGCTACCGGCTGAAGCACCTCTCCCCCACCGACCCGGTCCTGTGGCTCCGGAGCGTCGACCGGTCCCTCCTTCTGCAAGGCTGGCAAGACCAAGGCTTCATCACCCCGGCCAACGTGGTCTTCCTGTACATGCTTTGCCGGGACGTCATCTCCTCTGAAGTTGCGACAGACCATGAACTTCAAGCCGTCTTACTCACCTGTCTCTATCTCTCCTATTCCTACATGGGCAACGAGATCTCCTACCCTCTCAAGCCTTTCCTGGTGGAGAGCTGTAAGGAGGCCTTTTGGGATCGCTGCTTGTCCATCATTAACCTCATGAGTCCCAAAATGTTGCAGATCAACGCCGATCCGCATTATTTCACCCAGGTCTTTGCCGACCTGAAGAATGAGAGTAGCCAGGAAGAGAAGAACCGGCTGCTCATCGGCCTGGACCGGTGA